From a single Osmerus eperlanus chromosome 8, fOsmEpe2.1, whole genome shotgun sequence genomic region:
- the ppp4r4 gene encoding serine/threonine-protein phosphatase 4 regulatory subunit 4 isoform X6, whose translation MFVSKMTLNQSSLFGQVEDLQDLTFIERPIRRSLKTAEEIDKLTVDEDLNDIERAVFLLSSGQDVQRASVIINLPNLVRQNPAETFRRVVPKVREVLHVAGVDMQLAAAVSFLTVLQDDIVLIQTHTHSILQIVLLNLDHRDAVVSNAWLETLLSAIDALPKETIRQEILSPLVSKAQLSQSLQARLASCRILGKVACKFESPIVKKDLLPLVRSLCQDVEYEVRSCMCRQLENIARGIGLDHTKAAVLPELVELARDEGSTVRLAAFDTIINLLEMFDSDDRTRVIFPLVKTFCEKCFKADEAVLASLSFQYGKLCHGLSASFTDEQHLWFLEFYKKLCVLGLQHENGHSENQAYPLELESKYALVRRNCAYNFPAMVLFAEPNHFLTELYPTFSSLCHDPEISVRRTVADGFHEIVKLLGPNVHFIHKELVVLLQDDSLEVLDAFLTHVQETLELATSRGEGAGLESKVNVPDLVAALAAAEQKAASSLRWRVHEKLLQRYACLPRVVSGDQIYFRFLQRMFAIVTTTNVLPVQKEAARTLCMFLRYNRKQEQRQEIIGKVLQELGQGRSYWSRLRYLDLCEIAIELFSKSYFCKNFLIQALELVNDPVANVRYKLCHMLPRLRSTIRLPADKHLLQQLEFCVRKLLCREKDKDVVATVRKTVLELDKMDITEPYHKRHERDLLDQKKEKEEALLVEMEQLERQQGEAKLTNEKHNEKKRRDSKTGLSGTKGMSGSTSGAALSTSAGKEMRKAKLARSRSLSSHPTTPKTVNSDKSLKVKESGSCPGTGKNSMLPINDDSLRGHHFSVASSSLSPTPSSSSMPVLIRSNVPSTLDHRSSSTLDHRSSSTLDHRSTSTLDHRSGSLDHRSNTLDHRSNGSKETQSRKLSMQRKSNSFGMQSGRE comes from the exons ATGTTCGTCAGCAAAATGACTTTAAACCAGTCGAGTCTGTTTGGGCAGGTAGAGGATCTACAAGACTTGACATTCATCGAAAGACCGATTCGCAGGAGTCTAAAg ACAGCAGAAGAGATTGACAAGTTGACCGTGGATGAAGATTTGAATGACATTGAGAGGGCGGTCTTTCTTTTAAG CTCCGGTCAGGATGTCCAGAGAGCCAGTGTTATAATCAATCTGCCAAACCTGGTTCGCCAGAACCCAGCAGAGACCTTTCGTCGGGTGGTGCCAAAAGTCCGG GAGGTCCTCCACGTGGCCGGGGTGGACATGCAGCTGGCGGCGGCCGTGTCCTTCCTGACCGTGCTCCAGGACGACATCGTCCTGatccagacgcacacacactccatcctgcAGATCGTCCTGCTCAACCTCGACCACAGAGACGCAG TAGTGAGCAATGCCTGGCTCGAGACGCTGCTGTCAGCAATCGACGCTTTACCAAAGGAGACCATCAGGCAGGAG ATCCTGAGTCCGCTGGTGTCCAAAGCCCAGCTCTCCCAGTCCCTGCAGGCCCGCCTGGCCAGCTGTCGTATCCTGGGGAAGGTGGCCTGCAAATTCGAGTCCCCCAT AGTGAAGAAAGACCTCCTGCCACTCGTGAGGTCGCTATGCCAAGACGTGGAGTACGAGGTCCGCTCCTGCATGTGTCGCCAGCTGGAGAACATCGCCAGGGGCATCGG GTTGGACCACACCAAGGCAGCGGTGCTACCAGAGCTGGTGGAACTAGCTCGCGATGAGGGCAGCACAGTGCGCCTGGCTGCCTTCGACACCATCATCAACCTGCTGGAGATGTTTGACAGCG ACGACAGAACCCGTGTTATCTTCCCACTGGTGAAGACCTTCTGTGAAAAGTGCTTCAAAGCCGACGAGGCAGTTCTGGCTTCTCTGTCATTTCAGTATGGCAAGCTTTGTCATGGACTTTCCG CCTCTTTCACAGACGAGCAGCACCTGTGGTTCCTGGAGTTCTACAAGAAGCTGTGCGTTCTGGGCCTGCAGCACGAGAACGGCCACTCGGAGAACCAGGCGTACCCCCTGGAGCTGGAGAGCAAGTACGCGCTGGTGCGCCGCAACTGCGCCTACAACTTCCCC GCCATGGTGTTGTTTGCGGAGCCCAACCACTTCCTGACAGAGCTGTaccccaccttctccagcctgtgTCACGACCCCGAGATCAGCGTGCGACGCACGGTGGCAGACGGCTTCCACGAG ATTGTCAAACTGTTGGGGCCCAACGTGCATTTTATCCACAAGGAGCTGGTGGTGTTACTGCAGGATGACTCATTAGAG GTGTTGGACGCCTTTCTGACCCATGTACAAGAGACCCTGGAGCTGGCGACGTCAAGAGGAGAGGGCGCAGGACTGGAGAGCAAG gTGAACGTTCCGGACCTGGTGGCGGCGCTGGCGGCGGCGGAGCAGAAGGCGGCGTCGTCCCTGCGCTGGCGCGTCCACGAGAAGCTGCTGCAGCGCTACGCCTGTCTGCCCCGCGTCGTGTCCGGGGACCAGATCTACTTCCGCTTCCTGCAGAGGATGTTCGCCATTGTCACCACCACC AATGTTCTCCCGGTCCAGAAAGAGGCGGCGAGGACACTCTGCATGTTCCTGCGCTACAACCGCAAGCAGGAGCAGAGACAAGAGATCATCGGCAAAGTGCTGCAAG AGCTGGGTCAGGGTAGAAGCTACTGGAGCAGACTCCGCTACCTGGACCTCTGTGAGATCGCCATCGAGCTCTTTTCCAAATCCTACTTCTGTAAAAACTTCCTCATCCAAGCCCTGGAGCTGGTCAACGACCCTGTGGCCAACGTCAG GTATAAACTGTGCCACATGCTGCCCCGGCTGCGCTCCACCATCCGGCTGCCCGCAGACAAGCACCTCCTGCAGCAGCTGGAGTTCTGCGTCCGCAAGCTCCTCTGTCGGGAGAAGGACAAGGATGTGGTGGCCACCGTCCGCAAG ACGGTGTTGGAATTGGACAAAATGGACATCACAGAACCA TACCACAAGAGGCACGAGAGAGACCTGTTGGaccagaagaaggagaaggaggaggctcTGCTTGTCGAGATG gaACAGCTGGAGCGGCAGCAGGGCGAAGCCAAGCTCACCAACGAGAAACACAACGAGAAGAAGC GCAGGGACAGTAAGACAGGGCTGTCGGGGACCAAGGGCATGTCAGGTTCTACATCTGGGGCTGCTCTGTCCACCTCCGCTG GCAAggagatgaggaaggccaagctGGCACGGAGTCGCTCGCTAAGCAGCCACCCTACTACCCCCAAGACTGTCAATTCAGACAAGAGTCT AAAGGTGAAAGAATCTGGCAGCTGTCCCGGAACAGGGAAGAACTCCATGCTACCCATAAACG ACGACTCCCTGCGCGGCCACCACTTCAGCGTGGCCTCCTCGtccctgtcccccaccccgtcctcctcctccatgcccgTGCTCATCCGCAGCAACGTCCCCAGCACGCTGGATCACCGGAGCAGCAGCACCCTGGATCACCGGAGCAGCAGCACCCTGGATCACCGGAGCACCAGCACCCTGGATCACCGGAGCGGCTCTCTGGACCACCGCAGCAACACACTGGACCACAGGAGCAACGGGAGCAAGGAAACCCAGTCCAGGAAGCTCTCCAT GCAAAGGAAGTCCAACTCTTTCGGTATGCAGTCGGGAAGGGAGTGA
- the ppp4r4 gene encoding serine/threonine-protein phosphatase 4 regulatory subunit 4 isoform X3, whose amino-acid sequence MFVSKMTLNQSSLFGQVEDLQDLTFIERPIRRSLKTAEEIDKLTVDEDLNDIERAVFLLSSGQDVQRASVIINLPNLVRQNPAETFRRVVPKVREVLHVAGVDMQLAAAVSFLTVLQDDIVLIQTHTHSILQIVLLNLDHRDAVVSNAWLETLLSAIDALPKETIRQEILSPLVSKAQLSQSLQARLASCRILGKVACKFESPIVKKDLLPLVRSLCQDVEYEVRSCMCRQLENIARGIGLDHTKAAVLPELVELARDEGSTVRLAAFDTIINLLEMFDSDDRTRVIFPLVKTFCEKCFKADEAVLASLSFQYGKLCHGLSASFTDEQHLWFLEFYKKLCVLGLQHENGHSENQAYPLELESKYALVRRNCAYNFPAMVLFAEPNHFLTELYPTFSSLCHDPEISVRRTVADGFHEIVKLLGPNVHFIHKELVVLLQDDSLEVLDAFLTHVQETLELATSRGEGAGLESKQVNVPDLVAALAAAEQKAASSLRWRVHEKLLQRYACLPRVVSGDQIYFRFLQRMFAIVTTTNVLPVQKEAARTLCMFLRYNRKQEQRQEIIGKVLQELGQGRSYWSRLRYLDLCEIAIELFSKSYFCKNFLIQALELVNDPVANVRYKLCHMLPRLRSTIRLPADKHLLQQLEFCVRKLLCREKDKDVVATVRKTVLELDKMDITEPYHKRHERDLLDQKKEKEEALLVEMEQLERQQGEAKLTNEKHNEKKRRDSKTGLSGTKGMSGSTSGAALSTSAGKEMRKAKLARSRSLSSHPTTPKTVNSDKSLKVKESGSCPGTGKNSMLPINDDSLRGHHFSVASSSLSPTPSSSSMPVLIRSNVPSTLDHRSSSTLDHRSSSTLDHRSTSTLDHRSGSLDHRSNTLDHRSNGSKETQSRKLSMQRKSNSFGMQSGRE is encoded by the exons ATGTTCGTCAGCAAAATGACTTTAAACCAGTCGAGTCTGTTTGGGCAGGTAGAGGATCTACAAGACTTGACATTCATCGAAAGACCGATTCGCAGGAGTCTAAAg ACAGCAGAAGAGATTGACAAGTTGACCGTGGATGAAGATTTGAATGACATTGAGAGGGCGGTCTTTCTTTTAAG CTCCGGTCAGGATGTCCAGAGAGCCAGTGTTATAATCAATCTGCCAAACCTGGTTCGCCAGAACCCAGCAGAGACCTTTCGTCGGGTGGTGCCAAAAGTCCGG GAGGTCCTCCACGTGGCCGGGGTGGACATGCAGCTGGCGGCGGCCGTGTCCTTCCTGACCGTGCTCCAGGACGACATCGTCCTGatccagacgcacacacactccatcctgcAGATCGTCCTGCTCAACCTCGACCACAGAGACGCAG TAGTGAGCAATGCCTGGCTCGAGACGCTGCTGTCAGCAATCGACGCTTTACCAAAGGAGACCATCAGGCAGGAG ATCCTGAGTCCGCTGGTGTCCAAAGCCCAGCTCTCCCAGTCCCTGCAGGCCCGCCTGGCCAGCTGTCGTATCCTGGGGAAGGTGGCCTGCAAATTCGAGTCCCCCAT AGTGAAGAAAGACCTCCTGCCACTCGTGAGGTCGCTATGCCAAGACGTGGAGTACGAGGTCCGCTCCTGCATGTGTCGCCAGCTGGAGAACATCGCCAGGGGCATCGG GTTGGACCACACCAAGGCAGCGGTGCTACCAGAGCTGGTGGAACTAGCTCGCGATGAGGGCAGCACAGTGCGCCTGGCTGCCTTCGACACCATCATCAACCTGCTGGAGATGTTTGACAGCG ACGACAGAACCCGTGTTATCTTCCCACTGGTGAAGACCTTCTGTGAAAAGTGCTTCAAAGCCGACGAGGCAGTTCTGGCTTCTCTGTCATTTCAGTATGGCAAGCTTTGTCATGGACTTTCCG CCTCTTTCACAGACGAGCAGCACCTGTGGTTCCTGGAGTTCTACAAGAAGCTGTGCGTTCTGGGCCTGCAGCACGAGAACGGCCACTCGGAGAACCAGGCGTACCCCCTGGAGCTGGAGAGCAAGTACGCGCTGGTGCGCCGCAACTGCGCCTACAACTTCCCC GCCATGGTGTTGTTTGCGGAGCCCAACCACTTCCTGACAGAGCTGTaccccaccttctccagcctgtgTCACGACCCCGAGATCAGCGTGCGACGCACGGTGGCAGACGGCTTCCACGAG ATTGTCAAACTGTTGGGGCCCAACGTGCATTTTATCCACAAGGAGCTGGTGGTGTTACTGCAGGATGACTCATTAGAG GTGTTGGACGCCTTTCTGACCCATGTACAAGAGACCCTGGAGCTGGCGACGTCAAGAGGAGAGGGCGCAGGACTGGAGAGCAAG caggTGAACGTTCCGGACCTGGTGGCGGCGCTGGCGGCGGCGGAGCAGAAGGCGGCGTCGTCCCTGCGCTGGCGCGTCCACGAGAAGCTGCTGCAGCGCTACGCCTGTCTGCCCCGCGTCGTGTCCGGGGACCAGATCTACTTCCGCTTCCTGCAGAGGATGTTCGCCATTGTCACCACCACC AATGTTCTCCCGGTCCAGAAAGAGGCGGCGAGGACACTCTGCATGTTCCTGCGCTACAACCGCAAGCAGGAGCAGAGACAAGAGATCATCGGCAAAGTGCTGCAAG AGCTGGGTCAGGGTAGAAGCTACTGGAGCAGACTCCGCTACCTGGACCTCTGTGAGATCGCCATCGAGCTCTTTTCCAAATCCTACTTCTGTAAAAACTTCCTCATCCAAGCCCTGGAGCTGGTCAACGACCCTGTGGCCAACGTCAG GTATAAACTGTGCCACATGCTGCCCCGGCTGCGCTCCACCATCCGGCTGCCCGCAGACAAGCACCTCCTGCAGCAGCTGGAGTTCTGCGTCCGCAAGCTCCTCTGTCGGGAGAAGGACAAGGATGTGGTGGCCACCGTCCGCAAG ACGGTGTTGGAATTGGACAAAATGGACATCACAGAACCA TACCACAAGAGGCACGAGAGAGACCTGTTGGaccagaagaaggagaaggaggaggctcTGCTTGTCGAGATG gaACAGCTGGAGCGGCAGCAGGGCGAAGCCAAGCTCACCAACGAGAAACACAACGAGAAGAAGC GCAGGGACAGTAAGACAGGGCTGTCGGGGACCAAGGGCATGTCAGGTTCTACATCTGGGGCTGCTCTGTCCACCTCCGCTG GCAAggagatgaggaaggccaagctGGCACGGAGTCGCTCGCTAAGCAGCCACCCTACTACCCCCAAGACTGTCAATTCAGACAAGAGTCT AAAGGTGAAAGAATCTGGCAGCTGTCCCGGAACAGGGAAGAACTCCATGCTACCCATAAACG ACGACTCCCTGCGCGGCCACCACTTCAGCGTGGCCTCCTCGtccctgtcccccaccccgtcctcctcctccatgcccgTGCTCATCCGCAGCAACGTCCCCAGCACGCTGGATCACCGGAGCAGCAGCACCCTGGATCACCGGAGCAGCAGCACCCTGGATCACCGGAGCACCAGCACCCTGGATCACCGGAGCGGCTCTCTGGACCACCGCAGCAACACACTGGACCACAGGAGCAACGGGAGCAAGGAAACCCAGTCCAGGAAGCTCTCCAT GCAAAGGAAGTCCAACTCTTTCGGTATGCAGTCGGGAAGGGAGTGA
- the ppp4r4 gene encoding serine/threonine-protein phosphatase 4 regulatory subunit 4 isoform X1, translating to MQLAAAVSFLTVLQDDIVLIQTHTHSILQIVLLNLDHRDAVVSNAWLETLLSAIDALPKETIRQEILSPLVSKAQLSQSLQARLASCRILGKVACKFESPIVKKDLLPLVRSLCQDVEYEVRSCMCRQLENIARGIGLDHTKAAVLPELVELARDEGSTVRLAAFDTIINLLEMFDSDDRTRVIFPLVKTFCEKCFKADEAVLASLSFQYGKLCHGLSASFTDEQHLWFLEFYKKLCVLGLQHENGHSENQAYPLELESKYALVRRNCAYNFPAMVLFAEPNHFLTELYPTFSSLCHDPEISVRRTVADGFHEIVKLLGPNVHFIHKELVVLLQDDSLEVLDAFLTHVQETLELATSRGEGAGLESKQVNVPDLVAALAAAEQKAASSLRWRVHEKLLQRYACLPRVVSGDQIYFRFLQRMFAIVTTTNVLPVQKEAARTLCMFLRYNRKQEQRQEIIGKVLQELGQGRSYWSRLRYLDLCEIAIELFSKSYFCKNFLIQALELVNDPVANVRYKLCHMLPRLRSTIRLPADKHLLQQLEFCVRKLLCREKDKDVVATVRKTVLELDKMDITEPYHKRHERDLLDQKKEKEEALLVEMEQLERQQGEAKLTNEKHNEKKRRDSKTGLSGTKGMSGSTSGAALSTSAGKEMRKAKLARSRSLSSHPTTPKTVNSDKSLKVKESGSCPGTGKNSMLPINDDSLRGHHFSVASSSLSPTPSSSSMPVLIRSNVPSTLDHRSSSTLDHRSSSTLDHRSTSTLDHRSGSLDHRSNTLDHRSNGSKETQSRKLSMQRKSNSFGMQSGRE from the exons ATGCAGCTGGCGGCGGCCGTGTCCTTCCTGACCGTGCTCCAGGACGACATCGTCCTGatccagacgcacacacactccatcctgcAGATCGTCCTGCTCAACCTCGACCACAGAGACGCAG TAGTGAGCAATGCCTGGCTCGAGACGCTGCTGTCAGCAATCGACGCTTTACCAAAGGAGACCATCAGGCAGGAG ATCCTGAGTCCGCTGGTGTCCAAAGCCCAGCTCTCCCAGTCCCTGCAGGCCCGCCTGGCCAGCTGTCGTATCCTGGGGAAGGTGGCCTGCAAATTCGAGTCCCCCAT AGTGAAGAAAGACCTCCTGCCACTCGTGAGGTCGCTATGCCAAGACGTGGAGTACGAGGTCCGCTCCTGCATGTGTCGCCAGCTGGAGAACATCGCCAGGGGCATCGG GTTGGACCACACCAAGGCAGCGGTGCTACCAGAGCTGGTGGAACTAGCTCGCGATGAGGGCAGCACAGTGCGCCTGGCTGCCTTCGACACCATCATCAACCTGCTGGAGATGTTTGACAGCG ACGACAGAACCCGTGTTATCTTCCCACTGGTGAAGACCTTCTGTGAAAAGTGCTTCAAAGCCGACGAGGCAGTTCTGGCTTCTCTGTCATTTCAGTATGGCAAGCTTTGTCATGGACTTTCCG CCTCTTTCACAGACGAGCAGCACCTGTGGTTCCTGGAGTTCTACAAGAAGCTGTGCGTTCTGGGCCTGCAGCACGAGAACGGCCACTCGGAGAACCAGGCGTACCCCCTGGAGCTGGAGAGCAAGTACGCGCTGGTGCGCCGCAACTGCGCCTACAACTTCCCC GCCATGGTGTTGTTTGCGGAGCCCAACCACTTCCTGACAGAGCTGTaccccaccttctccagcctgtgTCACGACCCCGAGATCAGCGTGCGACGCACGGTGGCAGACGGCTTCCACGAG ATTGTCAAACTGTTGGGGCCCAACGTGCATTTTATCCACAAGGAGCTGGTGGTGTTACTGCAGGATGACTCATTAGAG GTGTTGGACGCCTTTCTGACCCATGTACAAGAGACCCTGGAGCTGGCGACGTCAAGAGGAGAGGGCGCAGGACTGGAGAGCAAG caggTGAACGTTCCGGACCTGGTGGCGGCGCTGGCGGCGGCGGAGCAGAAGGCGGCGTCGTCCCTGCGCTGGCGCGTCCACGAGAAGCTGCTGCAGCGCTACGCCTGTCTGCCCCGCGTCGTGTCCGGGGACCAGATCTACTTCCGCTTCCTGCAGAGGATGTTCGCCATTGTCACCACCACC AATGTTCTCCCGGTCCAGAAAGAGGCGGCGAGGACACTCTGCATGTTCCTGCGCTACAACCGCAAGCAGGAGCAGAGACAAGAGATCATCGGCAAAGTGCTGCAAG AGCTGGGTCAGGGTAGAAGCTACTGGAGCAGACTCCGCTACCTGGACCTCTGTGAGATCGCCATCGAGCTCTTTTCCAAATCCTACTTCTGTAAAAACTTCCTCATCCAAGCCCTGGAGCTGGTCAACGACCCTGTGGCCAACGTCAG GTATAAACTGTGCCACATGCTGCCCCGGCTGCGCTCCACCATCCGGCTGCCCGCAGACAAGCACCTCCTGCAGCAGCTGGAGTTCTGCGTCCGCAAGCTCCTCTGTCGGGAGAAGGACAAGGATGTGGTGGCCACCGTCCGCAAG ACGGTGTTGGAATTGGACAAAATGGACATCACAGAACCA TACCACAAGAGGCACGAGAGAGACCTGTTGGaccagaagaaggagaaggaggaggctcTGCTTGTCGAGATG gaACAGCTGGAGCGGCAGCAGGGCGAAGCCAAGCTCACCAACGAGAAACACAACGAGAAGAAGC GCAGGGACAGTAAGACAGGGCTGTCGGGGACCAAGGGCATGTCAGGTTCTACATCTGGGGCTGCTCTGTCCACCTCCGCTG GCAAggagatgaggaaggccaagctGGCACGGAGTCGCTCGCTAAGCAGCCACCCTACTACCCCCAAGACTGTCAATTCAGACAAGAGTCT AAAGGTGAAAGAATCTGGCAGCTGTCCCGGAACAGGGAAGAACTCCATGCTACCCATAAACG ACGACTCCCTGCGCGGCCACCACTTCAGCGTGGCCTCCTCGtccctgtcccccaccccgtcctcctcctccatgcccgTGCTCATCCGCAGCAACGTCCCCAGCACGCTGGATCACCGGAGCAGCAGCACCCTGGATCACCGGAGCAGCAGCACCCTGGATCACCGGAGCACCAGCACCCTGGATCACCGGAGCGGCTCTCTGGACCACCGCAGCAACACACTGGACCACAGGAGCAACGGGAGCAAGGAAACCCAGTCCAGGAAGCTCTCCAT GCAAAGGAAGTCCAACTCTTTCGGTATGCAGTCGGGAAGGGAGTGA
- the ppp4r4 gene encoding serine/threonine-protein phosphatase 4 regulatory subunit 4 isoform X5: protein MQLAAAVSFLTVLQDDIVLIQTHTHSILQIVLLNLDHRDAVVSNAWLETLLSAIDALPKETIRQEILSPLVSKAQLSQSLQARLASCRILGKVACKFESPIVKKDLLPLVRSLCQDVEYEVRSCMCRQLENIARGIGLDHTKAAVLPELVELARDEGSTVRLAAFDTIINLLEMFDSDDRTRVIFPLVKTFCEKCFKADEAVLASLSFQYGKLCHGLSASFTDEQHLWFLEFYKKLCVLGLQHENGHSENQAYPLELESKYALVRRNCAYNFPAMVLFAEPNHFLTELYPTFSSLCHDPEISVRRTVADGFHEIVKLLGPNVHFIHKELVVLLQDDSLEVLDAFLTHVQETLELATSRGEGAGLESKQVNVPDLVAALAAAEQKAASSLRWRVHEKLLQRYACLPRVVSGDQIYFRFLQRMFAIVTTTNVLPVQKEAARTLCMFLRYNRKQEQRQEIIGKVLQELGQGRSYWSRLRYLDLCEIAIELFSKSYFCKNFLIQALELVNDPVANVRYKLCHMLPRLRSTIRLPADKHLLQQLEFCVRKLLCREKDKDVVATVRKTVLELDKMDITEPYHKRHERDLLDQKKEKEEALLVEMEQLERQQGEAKLTNEKHNEKKRKEMRKAKLARSRSLSSHPTTPKTVNSDKSLKVKESGSCPGTGKNSMLPINDDSLRGHHFSVASSSLSPTPSSSSMPVLIRSNVPSTLDHRSSSTLDHRSSSTLDHRSTSTLDHRSGSLDHRSNTLDHRSNGSKETQSRKLSMQRKSNSFGMQSGRE from the exons ATGCAGCTGGCGGCGGCCGTGTCCTTCCTGACCGTGCTCCAGGACGACATCGTCCTGatccagacgcacacacactccatcctgcAGATCGTCCTGCTCAACCTCGACCACAGAGACGCAG TAGTGAGCAATGCCTGGCTCGAGACGCTGCTGTCAGCAATCGACGCTTTACCAAAGGAGACCATCAGGCAGGAG ATCCTGAGTCCGCTGGTGTCCAAAGCCCAGCTCTCCCAGTCCCTGCAGGCCCGCCTGGCCAGCTGTCGTATCCTGGGGAAGGTGGCCTGCAAATTCGAGTCCCCCAT AGTGAAGAAAGACCTCCTGCCACTCGTGAGGTCGCTATGCCAAGACGTGGAGTACGAGGTCCGCTCCTGCATGTGTCGCCAGCTGGAGAACATCGCCAGGGGCATCGG GTTGGACCACACCAAGGCAGCGGTGCTACCAGAGCTGGTGGAACTAGCTCGCGATGAGGGCAGCACAGTGCGCCTGGCTGCCTTCGACACCATCATCAACCTGCTGGAGATGTTTGACAGCG ACGACAGAACCCGTGTTATCTTCCCACTGGTGAAGACCTTCTGTGAAAAGTGCTTCAAAGCCGACGAGGCAGTTCTGGCTTCTCTGTCATTTCAGTATGGCAAGCTTTGTCATGGACTTTCCG CCTCTTTCACAGACGAGCAGCACCTGTGGTTCCTGGAGTTCTACAAGAAGCTGTGCGTTCTGGGCCTGCAGCACGAGAACGGCCACTCGGAGAACCAGGCGTACCCCCTGGAGCTGGAGAGCAAGTACGCGCTGGTGCGCCGCAACTGCGCCTACAACTTCCCC GCCATGGTGTTGTTTGCGGAGCCCAACCACTTCCTGACAGAGCTGTaccccaccttctccagcctgtgTCACGACCCCGAGATCAGCGTGCGACGCACGGTGGCAGACGGCTTCCACGAG ATTGTCAAACTGTTGGGGCCCAACGTGCATTTTATCCACAAGGAGCTGGTGGTGTTACTGCAGGATGACTCATTAGAG GTGTTGGACGCCTTTCTGACCCATGTACAAGAGACCCTGGAGCTGGCGACGTCAAGAGGAGAGGGCGCAGGACTGGAGAGCAAG caggTGAACGTTCCGGACCTGGTGGCGGCGCTGGCGGCGGCGGAGCAGAAGGCGGCGTCGTCCCTGCGCTGGCGCGTCCACGAGAAGCTGCTGCAGCGCTACGCCTGTCTGCCCCGCGTCGTGTCCGGGGACCAGATCTACTTCCGCTTCCTGCAGAGGATGTTCGCCATTGTCACCACCACC AATGTTCTCCCGGTCCAGAAAGAGGCGGCGAGGACACTCTGCATGTTCCTGCGCTACAACCGCAAGCAGGAGCAGAGACAAGAGATCATCGGCAAAGTGCTGCAAG AGCTGGGTCAGGGTAGAAGCTACTGGAGCAGACTCCGCTACCTGGACCTCTGTGAGATCGCCATCGAGCTCTTTTCCAAATCCTACTTCTGTAAAAACTTCCTCATCCAAGCCCTGGAGCTGGTCAACGACCCTGTGGCCAACGTCAG GTATAAACTGTGCCACATGCTGCCCCGGCTGCGCTCCACCATCCGGCTGCCCGCAGACAAGCACCTCCTGCAGCAGCTGGAGTTCTGCGTCCGCAAGCTCCTCTGTCGGGAGAAGGACAAGGATGTGGTGGCCACCGTCCGCAAG ACGGTGTTGGAATTGGACAAAATGGACATCACAGAACCA TACCACAAGAGGCACGAGAGAGACCTGTTGGaccagaagaaggagaaggaggaggctcTGCTTGTCGAGATG gaACAGCTGGAGCGGCAGCAGGGCGAAGCCAAGCTCACCAACGAGAAACACAACGAGAAGAAGC GCAAggagatgaggaaggccaagctGGCACGGAGTCGCTCGCTAAGCAGCCACCCTACTACCCCCAAGACTGTCAATTCAGACAAGAGTCT AAAGGTGAAAGAATCTGGCAGCTGTCCCGGAACAGGGAAGAACTCCATGCTACCCATAAACG ACGACTCCCTGCGCGGCCACCACTTCAGCGTGGCCTCCTCGtccctgtcccccaccccgtcctcctcctccatgcccgTGCTCATCCGCAGCAACGTCCCCAGCACGCTGGATCACCGGAGCAGCAGCACCCTGGATCACCGGAGCAGCAGCACCCTGGATCACCGGAGCACCAGCACCCTGGATCACCGGAGCGGCTCTCTGGACCACCGCAGCAACACACTGGACCACAGGAGCAACGGGAGCAAGGAAACCCAGTCCAGGAAGCTCTCCAT GCAAAGGAAGTCCAACTCTTTCGGTATGCAGTCGGGAAGGGAGTGA